One window from the genome of Anopheles merus strain MAF chromosome 3R, AmerM5.1, whole genome shotgun sequence encodes:
- the LOC121597146 gene encoding lachesin-like isoform X1, giving the protein MVQNCTELHRIAHTSENDSGGGNATMTRMTTMPPQRVRMEFLHWSTIALVIVAYVLNATHIFATAQGEQDDAIEETNSYILDKDLPKFGEPIQNLTVPVGREAVLTCVINNLQTYKVAWLRVDTQTILTIQTHVITKNHRMTIAHVEGRAWVLRIRDVKESDKGWYMCQVNTDPMRNQIGYLNVVVPPNILDYPTSTDMVVREGSNVTLKCAASGSPTPSIIWRREGNEPISAGATSLNSSTFSISRVNRLHMGAYLCIASNGIPPSVSKRVMLIVHFPPMIWIQDQLVGAALGQRLTLECQSEAYPRSINYWMKNDTIITQGKHFEPSIKEINSYKVVMKLTIKDINIADFGTYKCVVKNSLGETDGSIKVYHIPSTTTIATSPPATTTVATTTEIVFRKNYKNKIYRPPLDDYSSSSNKIIGIGDSSETWNIDGTIEKDRDPRYRDNGASFTEDQREKEAFVDTEGNSRACSHGWSTGYILLVAVSYMTVLYIIRCR; this is encoded by the exons ATGGTACAAAACTGCACTGAGCTGCATCGAATTGCACATACCTCGGAAAACGACAGCGGTGGCGGTAACGCAACGATGACCAGGATGACCACCATGCCACCTCAGCGAGTGAGAATGGAATTTCTTCACTGGTCCACGATAGCGCTGGTCATTGTGGCGTATGTACTGAATGCAACACACATCTTTGCCACTGCTCAGGGAGAACAAG ATGATGCAATAGAGGAAACTAACTCTTATATACTGGATAAAG ATTTACCGAAATTTGGAGAGCCAATTCAAAATCTCACTGTTCCAGTTGGTCGTGAAGCGGTACTGACATGTGTTATTAACAATCTGCAAACATACAAG GTGGCGTGGCTTCGGGTGGATACTCAAACAATATTGACAATTCAAACACATGTCATTACAAAAAATCACCGCATGACCATCGCTCACGTCGAGGGTCGCGCCTGGGTTTTGCGCATTCGCGACGTGAAGGAGTCGGACAAGGGATGGTACATGTGCCAGGTTAACACGGACCCAATGCGTAATCAGATTGGCTACCTTAATGTTGTAG TACCACCAAACATACTGGACTATCCCACCAGCACCGATATGGTCGTGCGCGAGGGAAGCAATGTAACATTGAAATGTGCTGCTTCCGGTTCGCCAACTCCTTCCATCATTTGGCGACGGGAAGGCAATGAGCCCATCAGTGCCGGAG CTACCAGCCTGAACAGCTCCACCTTTTCCATTTCGCGAGTTAATCGACTACACATGGGGGCATATTTGTGCATCGCGTCGAATGGTATCCCACCGTCGGTCAGCAAACGCGTCATGTTGATTGTCCATT TTCCGCCAATGAtatggattcaagatcagctTGTTGGCGCCGCCCTGGGACAGCGTTTGACTCTCGAGTGTCAATCGGAAGCTTACCCACGCTCCATCAATTATTGGATGAAGAATGACACCATCATAACGCAAG GAAAACACTTTGAGCCGTCAATAAAGGAAATCAATAGCTACAAGGTGGTGATGAAGCTGACAATTAAAGATATTAACATCGCCGACTTTGGAACATACAAATGTGTTGTAAAAAACTCGCTCGGCGAAACGGATGGCTCGATCAAGGTCTATC ACATTCCTTCTACTACTACAATAGCTACAAGTCCTCCTGCTACCACGACAGTTGCAACTACCACAGAAATTGTGTTTCGGAAAAATT ataaaaacaaaatctatcGTCCGCCGCTGGATGACTATTCTTCATCTTCCAACAAAATCATAGGAATAGGAGACAGTTCCGAGACATGGAATATCGACGGAACAATTGAGAAAG ATCGTGACCCCCGATACAGGGATAATGGAGCCAGTTTCACCGAGGATCAACGGGAAAAGGAAGCGTTTGTGGATACTGAAGGAAATTCACGAGCTTGTTCACATGGCTGGTCTACTGGATATATTCTGTTAGTTGCCGTCTCTTATATGACTGTTCTTTATATAATCAGGTGCAGGTGA
- the LOC121597146 gene encoding lachesin-like isoform X2 gives MTIAHVEGRAWVLRIRDVKESDKGWYMCQVNTDPMRNQIGYLNVVVPPNILDYPTSTDMVVREGSNVTLKCAASGSPTPSIIWRREGNEPISAGATSLNSSTFSISRVNRLHMGAYLCIASNGIPPSVSKRVMLIVHFPPMIWIQDQLVGAALGQRLTLECQSEAYPRSINYWMKNDTIITQGKHFEPSIKEINSYKVVMKLTIKDINIADFGTYKCVVKNSLGETDGSIKVYHIPSTTTIATSPPATTTVATTTEIVFRKNYKNKIYRPPLDDYSSSSNKIIGIGDSSETWNIDGTIEKDRDPRYRDNGASFTEDQREKEAFVDTEGNSRACSHGWSTGYILLVAVSYMTVLYIIRCR, from the exons ATGACCATCGCTCACGTCGAGGGTCGCGCCTGGGTTTTGCGCATTCGCGACGTGAAGGAGTCGGACAAGGGATGGTACATGTGCCAGGTTAACACGGACCCAATGCGTAATCAGATTGGCTACCTTAATGTTGTAG TACCACCAAACATACTGGACTATCCCACCAGCACCGATATGGTCGTGCGCGAGGGAAGCAATGTAACATTGAAATGTGCTGCTTCCGGTTCGCCAACTCCTTCCATCATTTGGCGACGGGAAGGCAATGAGCCCATCAGTGCCGGAG CTACCAGCCTGAACAGCTCCACCTTTTCCATTTCGCGAGTTAATCGACTACACATGGGGGCATATTTGTGCATCGCGTCGAATGGTATCCCACCGTCGGTCAGCAAACGCGTCATGTTGATTGTCCATT TTCCGCCAATGAtatggattcaagatcagctTGTTGGCGCCGCCCTGGGACAGCGTTTGACTCTCGAGTGTCAATCGGAAGCTTACCCACGCTCCATCAATTATTGGATGAAGAATGACACCATCATAACGCAAG GAAAACACTTTGAGCCGTCAATAAAGGAAATCAATAGCTACAAGGTGGTGATGAAGCTGACAATTAAAGATATTAACATCGCCGACTTTGGAACATACAAATGTGTTGTAAAAAACTCGCTCGGCGAAACGGATGGCTCGATCAAGGTCTATC ACATTCCTTCTACTACTACAATAGCTACAAGTCCTCCTGCTACCACGACAGTTGCAACTACCACAGAAATTGTGTTTCGGAAAAATT ataaaaacaaaatctatcGTCCGCCGCTGGATGACTATTCTTCATCTTCCAACAAAATCATAGGAATAGGAGACAGTTCCGAGACATGGAATATCGACGGAACAATTGAGAAAG ATCGTGACCCCCGATACAGGGATAATGGAGCCAGTTTCACCGAGGATCAACGGGAAAAGGAAGCGTTTGTGGATACTGAAGGAAATTCACGAGCTTGTTCACATGGCTGGTCTACTGGATATATTCTGTTAGTTGCCGTCTCTTATATGACTGTTCTTTATATAATCAGGTGCAGGTGA